The following proteins are co-located in the Solea solea chromosome 21, fSolSol10.1, whole genome shotgun sequence genome:
- the tdrd1 gene encoding tudor domain-containing protein 1 isoform X3, translated as MNRSLSPNMLRPNLPLRKPSSSPMMAAPTAATCPRLPGPGAASPLRLASPITGDGSVQSPVKRSQSALFGSVPPELTAHFCSYCGQQGNFRCKRCKTTSYCSVVCQTEDWKAHRHICRSIDPQPAKENPKDITALPVSSDQTCQLDLKPVDDTSLQRVYLKDLNMGNVMSGTEIQASFLEFYSPARFYVLAQNPEQLEAMRVISTELQKAYSCPSVTTYVPCVGEVCGVQFSCDMNWYRGLVKTLSADQKTAKILYIDFGNEEDVPVERIRTLTAKIQPFCPCAMECRIGGVVPSAGSWSDECCMMVRQLLTGKTVTVKLLETLENGRIYAVDILLSLGNRLSTFLIEHGFAVEEPSTVNVNPTRQEISTMTNVSLENFKRCSNGMDDNSWAQPPEPLKHVVGDSFSVVITHFQSPDEIIVQKVEHAGVIQQMLLNLREHCCQVTAPHNFRPAPNTVCCAQFSEDKQWYRAKILAYPSEERVCIGYLDFGNSEVVEVGYLRPISPSLLALPMQAIPCGLAGVQPVGERWSDKCLLAVQQRISNRILRIDIQGAQEGKALVAMIDEASDPQANIAELLISAGYAAAVTITTSSDQQVDQTVISAKPHVPAPACDPLVWSFSEIPCDGQTVALQTTFVANPGEFYCRIDSPTDHQRLLDLRAELKQHCESDNSPLEPKVGEPCCVMSPGDGAWYRAMVKDLSDSKVSVNLVDYGFTIKVERHHLRPIKPQLLTLPFQAVCCWLSGVEPLGSEWSSEALLWFQTLVDGKQLSARVLSVTKQGHGVELESRGCNVAAALISEQLAKVPDEILKATHANAGSAAVYQECAKKNEHSHGKPLASNQPGAKSEELPKEVQAAVPSEAPSFPVDWKTVELPLNETFKPYIAAAISPSLFYILAASQVDQQKLQLLMKEVAAYCSNNQASLSSVALSRPGPGAACCAQFSEAPAQKTEATCRMSTDISDPQTSGCRCLSLESKIDRLEQLLQLQLSLIKQLAGHTK; from the exons CTGTTTGGATCTGTCCCCCCGGAGCTGACTGCACACTTCTGCAGCTATTGTGGTCAGCAAG GGAATTTTCGATGCAAACGTTGCAAGACGACGTCTTACTGCTCTGTGGTGTGCCAGACAGAAGACTGGAAGGCGCACAGACACATTTGCAGGTCTATTGATCCGCAACCTGCAAA agAGAACCCAAAGGACATCACAGCTCTGCCTGTGTCAAGTGATCAAACCTGTCAGCTGGATTTGAAG CCTGTAGATGACACCAGCCTCCAGAGAGTGTATTTAAAAGACCTGAATATGGGTAACGTCATGTCAGGAACAGAAATCCAG gcaTCCTTTTTAGAGTTCTACAGCCCTGCCAGGTTTTATGTTCTTGCCCAAAACCCTGAGCAGCTGGAAGCTATGCGGGTTATCAGTACAGAGCTACAGAAAGCCTACAGCTGCCCCTCAGTTACTACATATGTACCCTGTGTTGGTGAGGTTTGTGGAGTGCAGTTCTCCTGTGATATG AACTGGTACCGAGGGCTGGTCAAGACTTTGTCTGCTGATCAGAAGACGGCCAAAATCCTTTATATTGACTTTGGCAATGAAGAGGATGTCCCTGTGGAAAGAATCAGAACCCTGACTGCAAAAATACAGCCATTTTGTCCATGT GCAATGGAGTGCCGTATTGGTGGAGTGGTGCCATCAGCTGGCAGCTGGTCAGACGAGTGCTGTATGATGGTGAGACAGCTGCTGACTGGCAAGACAGTGACTGTTAAGCTCCTGGAAACATTAGAGAATGGACGCATCTATGCTGTGGATATTCTGCTTTCGCTTG GTAACCGGCTGAGCACATTCCTCATTGAACATGGCTTTGCAGTCGAGGAACCGTCAACAGTCAATGTAAATCCAACTCGGCAAGAGATAA GCACCATGACAAATGTGTCTTTGGAAAACTTCAAGCGCTGCTCCAATGGGATGGACGACAACTCCTGGGCTCAGCCTCCTGAGCCGCTGAAACATGTAGTTGGTGACTCCTTTTCTGTTGTCATCACCCACTTCCAGTCGCCAGATGAAATCATTGTGCAGAAGGTGGAACATGCTG GTGTGATTCAGCAGATGCTGTTGAACCTAAGGGAGCATTGTTGTCAAGTTACAGCCCCCCACAACTTCAGACCAGCACCTAACACTGTTTGCTGTGCCCAGTTCTCAG AGGACAAGCAGTGGTACAGGGCCAAAATTCTGGCCTATCCATCAGAAGAACGTGTCTGCATTGGCTACCTGGATTTCGGCAACTCTGAGGTGGTGGAAGTGGGTTACCTGCGGCCTATCAGCCCTTCATTACTGGCGCTGCCTATGCAGGCTATTCCTTGTGGTCTAGCAG GTGTGCAGCCTGTTGGTGAGAGATGGTCAGATAAGTGTCTGTTGGCCGTGCAGCAAAGAATCTCAAACAGAATACTGCGCATTGACATCCAGGGAGCTCAGGAGGGCAAGGCCCTGGTGGCCATGATTGATGAGGCCAGTGATCCTCAGGCCAACATCGCTGAGCTACTGATTTCTGCTGGTTATGCTGCAGCCGTTACCATTACCACCAGTAGTGACCAGCAGGTTGACCAGACAGTTATTTCTGCAAAACCACATG TGCCCGCCCCTGCCTGTGACCCTCTGGTGTGGTCTTTCAGTGAAATTCCCTGTGATGGCCAGACAGTGGCGCTGCAAACCACTTTTGTGGCAAACCCTGGAGAATTCTACTGCAGAATTGACAGTCCCACAG ACCATCAGCGTCTGCTAGATCTTAGGGCTGAGTTGAAGCAGCATTGTGAGTCAGATAACTCACCATTGGAGCCCAAAGTGGGAGAGCCCTGTTGTGTCATGAGTCCTG GTGATGGAGCATGGTATCGGGCTATGGTGAAAGATCTGTCTGACAGTAAAGTGTCTGTGAACTTGGTGGATTATGGTTTCACCATTAAAGTAGAAAGACACCACCTTAGACCCATTAAACCCCAACTCCTCACGCTGCCCTTCCAGGCGGTTTGTTGCTGGCTCTCAG GTGTGGAGCCCCTGGGCTCAGAATGGAGCAGTGAAGCCTTGCTGTGGTTCCAGACTCTGGTGGATGGCAAGCAGCTCTCTGCACGCGTCCTTTCTGTCACCAAACAGGGTCATGGTGTGGAGCTGGAGAGCCGGGGTTGTAATGTGGCAGCTGCCTTGATTTCTGAGCAACTAGCCAAAGTTCCTGATGAAATTCTGAAAGCGACGCATGCAAACGCAGGATCTGCAGCCGTTTACCAAGAGTGTGCAAAGAAAAATGAGCACAGTCATGGAAAGCCACTGGCCTCCAACCAACCTGGAGCCAAATCTGAAGAGCTGCCAAAGGAAGTGCAAGCAGCAGTGCCATCTGAAG cACCGTCTTTCCCAGTGGACTGGAAGACAGTGGAGCTGCCCCTCAACGAGACCTTTAAGCCGTACATTGCAGCTGCCATTAGTCCTTCCCTCTTCTACATACTGGCTGCCAGCCAGG TAGACCAGCAGAAGCTTCAGCTGTTGATGAAGGAAGTTGCTGCCTACTGTAGCAACAACCAggcctctctgtcctctgttgCTCTGAGCAGACCAGGTCCAGGGGCTGCCTGCTGTGCCCAGTTCTCTG AAGCTCCAGCGCAGAAGACTGAGGCGACATGCAGAATGAGCACAGACATCAGTG ATCCTCAGACATCTGGCTGCCGTTGTCTTAGCCTGGAGAGCAAG ATTGATCGTCTGGAGCAGCTGCTACAGCTGCAGCTTTCTCTCATCAAGCAATTAGCTGGACACACAAAATAA
- the tdrd1 gene encoding tudor domain-containing protein 1 isoform X2 — translation MNRSLSPNMLRPNLPLRKPSSSPMMAAPTAATCPRLPGPGAASPLRLASPITGDGSVQSPVKRSQSALFGSVPPELTAHFCSYCGQQGNFRCKRCKTTSYCSVVCQTEDWKAHRHICRSIDPQPAKENPKDITALPVSSDQTCQLDLKPVDDTSLQRVYLKDLNMGNVMSGTEIQASFLEFYSPARFYVLAQNPEQLEAMRVISTELQKAYSCPSVTTYVPCVGEVCGVQFSCDMNWYRGLVKTLSADQKTAKILYIDFGNEEDVPVERIRTLTAKIQPFCPCAMECRIGGVVPSAGSWSDECCMMVRQLLTGKTVTVKLLETLENGRIYAVDILLSLGNRLSTFLIEHGFAVEEPSTVNVNPTRQEISTMTNVSLENFKRCSNGMDDNSWAQPPEPLKHVVGDSFSVVITHFQSPDEIIVQKVEHAGVIQQMLLNLREHCCQVTAPHNFRPAPNTVCCAQFSEDKQWYRAKILAYPSEERVCIGYLDFGNSEVVEVGYLRPISPSLLALPMQAIPCGLAGVQPVGERWSDKCLLAVQQRISNRILRIDIQGAQEGKALVAMIDEASDPQANIAELLISAGYAAAVTITTSSDQQVDQTVISAKPHVPAPACDPLVWSFSEIPCDGQTVALQTTFVANPGEFYCRIDSPTDHQRLLDLRAELKQHCESDNSPLEPKVGEPCCVMSPGDGAWYRAMVKDLSDSKVSVNLVDYGFTIKVERHHLRPIKPQLLTLPFQAVCCWLSGVEPLGSEWSSEALLWFQTLVDGKQLSARVLSVTKQGHGVELESRGCNVAAALISEQLAKVPDEILKATHANAGSAAVYQECAKKNEHSHGKPLASNQPGAKSEELPKEVQAAVPSEAPSFPVDWKTVELPLNETFKPYIAAAISPSLFYILAASQDQQKLQLLMKEVAAYCSNNQASLSSVALSRPGPGAACCAQFSADNNWYRAVVLDIGENEMKVIYADYGNSETVPFSRVLPIPLHLLQLPFQITRCTLTGKEHFPVDWPEEVQQLFQIILSNSVLASVQSFDGSANILSLTLPTESGGEGHVSAMILDALQALNNRKTCPSPTQKPEHPDSSSPSAITPAEPPCPLPTPETQKEQEHPTTTSLVVTPEPTTQTHQQIKNASAESLVPEAPAQKTEATCRMSTDISDPQTSGCRCLSLESKIDRLEQLLQLQLSLIKQLAGHTK, via the exons CTGTTTGGATCTGTCCCCCCGGAGCTGACTGCACACTTCTGCAGCTATTGTGGTCAGCAAG GGAATTTTCGATGCAAACGTTGCAAGACGACGTCTTACTGCTCTGTGGTGTGCCAGACAGAAGACTGGAAGGCGCACAGACACATTTGCAGGTCTATTGATCCGCAACCTGCAAA agAGAACCCAAAGGACATCACAGCTCTGCCTGTGTCAAGTGATCAAACCTGTCAGCTGGATTTGAAG CCTGTAGATGACACCAGCCTCCAGAGAGTGTATTTAAAAGACCTGAATATGGGTAACGTCATGTCAGGAACAGAAATCCAG gcaTCCTTTTTAGAGTTCTACAGCCCTGCCAGGTTTTATGTTCTTGCCCAAAACCCTGAGCAGCTGGAAGCTATGCGGGTTATCAGTACAGAGCTACAGAAAGCCTACAGCTGCCCCTCAGTTACTACATATGTACCCTGTGTTGGTGAGGTTTGTGGAGTGCAGTTCTCCTGTGATATG AACTGGTACCGAGGGCTGGTCAAGACTTTGTCTGCTGATCAGAAGACGGCCAAAATCCTTTATATTGACTTTGGCAATGAAGAGGATGTCCCTGTGGAAAGAATCAGAACCCTGACTGCAAAAATACAGCCATTTTGTCCATGT GCAATGGAGTGCCGTATTGGTGGAGTGGTGCCATCAGCTGGCAGCTGGTCAGACGAGTGCTGTATGATGGTGAGACAGCTGCTGACTGGCAAGACAGTGACTGTTAAGCTCCTGGAAACATTAGAGAATGGACGCATCTATGCTGTGGATATTCTGCTTTCGCTTG GTAACCGGCTGAGCACATTCCTCATTGAACATGGCTTTGCAGTCGAGGAACCGTCAACAGTCAATGTAAATCCAACTCGGCAAGAGATAA GCACCATGACAAATGTGTCTTTGGAAAACTTCAAGCGCTGCTCCAATGGGATGGACGACAACTCCTGGGCTCAGCCTCCTGAGCCGCTGAAACATGTAGTTGGTGACTCCTTTTCTGTTGTCATCACCCACTTCCAGTCGCCAGATGAAATCATTGTGCAGAAGGTGGAACATGCTG GTGTGATTCAGCAGATGCTGTTGAACCTAAGGGAGCATTGTTGTCAAGTTACAGCCCCCCACAACTTCAGACCAGCACCTAACACTGTTTGCTGTGCCCAGTTCTCAG AGGACAAGCAGTGGTACAGGGCCAAAATTCTGGCCTATCCATCAGAAGAACGTGTCTGCATTGGCTACCTGGATTTCGGCAACTCTGAGGTGGTGGAAGTGGGTTACCTGCGGCCTATCAGCCCTTCATTACTGGCGCTGCCTATGCAGGCTATTCCTTGTGGTCTAGCAG GTGTGCAGCCTGTTGGTGAGAGATGGTCAGATAAGTGTCTGTTGGCCGTGCAGCAAAGAATCTCAAACAGAATACTGCGCATTGACATCCAGGGAGCTCAGGAGGGCAAGGCCCTGGTGGCCATGATTGATGAGGCCAGTGATCCTCAGGCCAACATCGCTGAGCTACTGATTTCTGCTGGTTATGCTGCAGCCGTTACCATTACCACCAGTAGTGACCAGCAGGTTGACCAGACAGTTATTTCTGCAAAACCACATG TGCCCGCCCCTGCCTGTGACCCTCTGGTGTGGTCTTTCAGTGAAATTCCCTGTGATGGCCAGACAGTGGCGCTGCAAACCACTTTTGTGGCAAACCCTGGAGAATTCTACTGCAGAATTGACAGTCCCACAG ACCATCAGCGTCTGCTAGATCTTAGGGCTGAGTTGAAGCAGCATTGTGAGTCAGATAACTCACCATTGGAGCCCAAAGTGGGAGAGCCCTGTTGTGTCATGAGTCCTG GTGATGGAGCATGGTATCGGGCTATGGTGAAAGATCTGTCTGACAGTAAAGTGTCTGTGAACTTGGTGGATTATGGTTTCACCATTAAAGTAGAAAGACACCACCTTAGACCCATTAAACCCCAACTCCTCACGCTGCCCTTCCAGGCGGTTTGTTGCTGGCTCTCAG GTGTGGAGCCCCTGGGCTCAGAATGGAGCAGTGAAGCCTTGCTGTGGTTCCAGACTCTGGTGGATGGCAAGCAGCTCTCTGCACGCGTCCTTTCTGTCACCAAACAGGGTCATGGTGTGGAGCTGGAGAGCCGGGGTTGTAATGTGGCAGCTGCCTTGATTTCTGAGCAACTAGCCAAAGTTCCTGATGAAATTCTGAAAGCGACGCATGCAAACGCAGGATCTGCAGCCGTTTACCAAGAGTGTGCAAAGAAAAATGAGCACAGTCATGGAAAGCCACTGGCCTCCAACCAACCTGGAGCCAAATCTGAAGAGCTGCCAAAGGAAGTGCAAGCAGCAGTGCCATCTGAAG cACCGTCTTTCCCAGTGGACTGGAAGACAGTGGAGCTGCCCCTCAACGAGACCTTTAAGCCGTACATTGCAGCTGCCATTAGTCCTTCCCTCTTCTACATACTGGCTGCCAGCCAGG ACCAGCAGAAGCTTCAGCTGTTGATGAAGGAAGTTGCTGCCTACTGTAGCAACAACCAggcctctctgtcctctgttgCTCTGAGCAGACCAGGTCCAGGGGCTGCCTGCTGTGCCCAGTTCTCTG ctGATAATAACTGGTACCGTGCAGTGGTTTTAGACATTGGCGAGAATGAAATGAAGGTAATTTACGCAGATTATGGCAACAGTGAAACGGTGCCATTCTCCCGAGTGTTGCCCATCCCTCTGCACCTGCTGCAGCTTCCCTTTCAGATCACTCGATGCACCCTCACTG GTAAGGAGCACTTTCCTGTGGACTGGCCAGAGGAAGTGCAGCAGTTGTTTCAAATCATCCTCTCGAACAGCGTGCTGGCCAGCGTTCAGTCCTTTGACGGATCTGCTAACATACTTTCGCTCACTCTACCCACTGAGAGTGGGGGGGAGGGCCATGTTTCTGCCATGATACTGGATGCTCTACAAGCTCTTAACAATAGAAAGACTTGTCCAAGCCCCACCCAGAAGCCCGAGCACCCTGACAGCAGCTCACCCTCTGCCATCACTCCGGCTGAGCCTCCCTGTCCACTGCCCACACCTGAAACGCAAAAGGAGCAGGAACACCCAACTACCACCAGTCTAGTCGTCACACCAGAACCTACAACCCAGACTCATCAACAGATTAAAAATGCCTCTGCAGAGAGTTTAGTCCCAG AAGCTCCAGCGCAGAAGACTGAGGCGACATGCAGAATGAGCACAGACATCAGTG ATCCTCAGACATCTGGCTGCCGTTGTCTTAGCCTGGAGAGCAAG ATTGATCGTCTGGAGCAGCTGCTACAGCTGCAGCTTTCTCTCATCAAGCAATTAGCTGGACACACAAAATAA
- the tdrd1 gene encoding tudor domain-containing protein 1 isoform X1, translated as MNRSLSPNMLRPNLPLRKPSSSPMMAAPTAATCPRLPGPGAASPLRLASPITGDGSVQSPVKRSQSALFGSVPPELTAHFCSYCGQQGNFRCKRCKTTSYCSVVCQTEDWKAHRHICRSIDPQPAKENPKDITALPVSSDQTCQLDLKPVDDTSLQRVYLKDLNMGNVMSGTEIQASFLEFYSPARFYVLAQNPEQLEAMRVISTELQKAYSCPSVTTYVPCVGEVCGVQFSCDMNWYRGLVKTLSADQKTAKILYIDFGNEEDVPVERIRTLTAKIQPFCPCAMECRIGGVVPSAGSWSDECCMMVRQLLTGKTVTVKLLETLENGRIYAVDILLSLGNRLSTFLIEHGFAVEEPSTVNVNPTRQEISTMTNVSLENFKRCSNGMDDNSWAQPPEPLKHVVGDSFSVVITHFQSPDEIIVQKVEHAGVIQQMLLNLREHCCQVTAPHNFRPAPNTVCCAQFSEDKQWYRAKILAYPSEERVCIGYLDFGNSEVVEVGYLRPISPSLLALPMQAIPCGLAGVQPVGERWSDKCLLAVQQRISNRILRIDIQGAQEGKALVAMIDEASDPQANIAELLISAGYAAAVTITTSSDQQVDQTVISAKPHVPAPACDPLVWSFSEIPCDGQTVALQTTFVANPGEFYCRIDSPTDHQRLLDLRAELKQHCESDNSPLEPKVGEPCCVMSPGDGAWYRAMVKDLSDSKVSVNLVDYGFTIKVERHHLRPIKPQLLTLPFQAVCCWLSGVEPLGSEWSSEALLWFQTLVDGKQLSARVLSVTKQGHGVELESRGCNVAAALISEQLAKVPDEILKATHANAGSAAVYQECAKKNEHSHGKPLASNQPGAKSEELPKEVQAAVPSEAPSFPVDWKTVELPLNETFKPYIAAAISPSLFYILAASQVDQQKLQLLMKEVAAYCSNNQASLSSVALSRPGPGAACCAQFSADNNWYRAVVLDIGENEMKVIYADYGNSETVPFSRVLPIPLHLLQLPFQITRCTLTGKEHFPVDWPEEVQQLFQIILSNSVLASVQSFDGSANILSLTLPTESGGEGHVSAMILDALQALNNRKTCPSPTQKPEHPDSSSPSAITPAEPPCPLPTPETQKEQEHPTTTSLVVTPEPTTQTHQQIKNASAESLVPEAPAQKTEATCRMSTDISDPQTSGCRCLSLESKIDRLEQLLQLQLSLIKQLAGHTK; from the exons CTGTTTGGATCTGTCCCCCCGGAGCTGACTGCACACTTCTGCAGCTATTGTGGTCAGCAAG GGAATTTTCGATGCAAACGTTGCAAGACGACGTCTTACTGCTCTGTGGTGTGCCAGACAGAAGACTGGAAGGCGCACAGACACATTTGCAGGTCTATTGATCCGCAACCTGCAAA agAGAACCCAAAGGACATCACAGCTCTGCCTGTGTCAAGTGATCAAACCTGTCAGCTGGATTTGAAG CCTGTAGATGACACCAGCCTCCAGAGAGTGTATTTAAAAGACCTGAATATGGGTAACGTCATGTCAGGAACAGAAATCCAG gcaTCCTTTTTAGAGTTCTACAGCCCTGCCAGGTTTTATGTTCTTGCCCAAAACCCTGAGCAGCTGGAAGCTATGCGGGTTATCAGTACAGAGCTACAGAAAGCCTACAGCTGCCCCTCAGTTACTACATATGTACCCTGTGTTGGTGAGGTTTGTGGAGTGCAGTTCTCCTGTGATATG AACTGGTACCGAGGGCTGGTCAAGACTTTGTCTGCTGATCAGAAGACGGCCAAAATCCTTTATATTGACTTTGGCAATGAAGAGGATGTCCCTGTGGAAAGAATCAGAACCCTGACTGCAAAAATACAGCCATTTTGTCCATGT GCAATGGAGTGCCGTATTGGTGGAGTGGTGCCATCAGCTGGCAGCTGGTCAGACGAGTGCTGTATGATGGTGAGACAGCTGCTGACTGGCAAGACAGTGACTGTTAAGCTCCTGGAAACATTAGAGAATGGACGCATCTATGCTGTGGATATTCTGCTTTCGCTTG GTAACCGGCTGAGCACATTCCTCATTGAACATGGCTTTGCAGTCGAGGAACCGTCAACAGTCAATGTAAATCCAACTCGGCAAGAGATAA GCACCATGACAAATGTGTCTTTGGAAAACTTCAAGCGCTGCTCCAATGGGATGGACGACAACTCCTGGGCTCAGCCTCCTGAGCCGCTGAAACATGTAGTTGGTGACTCCTTTTCTGTTGTCATCACCCACTTCCAGTCGCCAGATGAAATCATTGTGCAGAAGGTGGAACATGCTG GTGTGATTCAGCAGATGCTGTTGAACCTAAGGGAGCATTGTTGTCAAGTTACAGCCCCCCACAACTTCAGACCAGCACCTAACACTGTTTGCTGTGCCCAGTTCTCAG AGGACAAGCAGTGGTACAGGGCCAAAATTCTGGCCTATCCATCAGAAGAACGTGTCTGCATTGGCTACCTGGATTTCGGCAACTCTGAGGTGGTGGAAGTGGGTTACCTGCGGCCTATCAGCCCTTCATTACTGGCGCTGCCTATGCAGGCTATTCCTTGTGGTCTAGCAG GTGTGCAGCCTGTTGGTGAGAGATGGTCAGATAAGTGTCTGTTGGCCGTGCAGCAAAGAATCTCAAACAGAATACTGCGCATTGACATCCAGGGAGCTCAGGAGGGCAAGGCCCTGGTGGCCATGATTGATGAGGCCAGTGATCCTCAGGCCAACATCGCTGAGCTACTGATTTCTGCTGGTTATGCTGCAGCCGTTACCATTACCACCAGTAGTGACCAGCAGGTTGACCAGACAGTTATTTCTGCAAAACCACATG TGCCCGCCCCTGCCTGTGACCCTCTGGTGTGGTCTTTCAGTGAAATTCCCTGTGATGGCCAGACAGTGGCGCTGCAAACCACTTTTGTGGCAAACCCTGGAGAATTCTACTGCAGAATTGACAGTCCCACAG ACCATCAGCGTCTGCTAGATCTTAGGGCTGAGTTGAAGCAGCATTGTGAGTCAGATAACTCACCATTGGAGCCCAAAGTGGGAGAGCCCTGTTGTGTCATGAGTCCTG GTGATGGAGCATGGTATCGGGCTATGGTGAAAGATCTGTCTGACAGTAAAGTGTCTGTGAACTTGGTGGATTATGGTTTCACCATTAAAGTAGAAAGACACCACCTTAGACCCATTAAACCCCAACTCCTCACGCTGCCCTTCCAGGCGGTTTGTTGCTGGCTCTCAG GTGTGGAGCCCCTGGGCTCAGAATGGAGCAGTGAAGCCTTGCTGTGGTTCCAGACTCTGGTGGATGGCAAGCAGCTCTCTGCACGCGTCCTTTCTGTCACCAAACAGGGTCATGGTGTGGAGCTGGAGAGCCGGGGTTGTAATGTGGCAGCTGCCTTGATTTCTGAGCAACTAGCCAAAGTTCCTGATGAAATTCTGAAAGCGACGCATGCAAACGCAGGATCTGCAGCCGTTTACCAAGAGTGTGCAAAGAAAAATGAGCACAGTCATGGAAAGCCACTGGCCTCCAACCAACCTGGAGCCAAATCTGAAGAGCTGCCAAAGGAAGTGCAAGCAGCAGTGCCATCTGAAG cACCGTCTTTCCCAGTGGACTGGAAGACAGTGGAGCTGCCCCTCAACGAGACCTTTAAGCCGTACATTGCAGCTGCCATTAGTCCTTCCCTCTTCTACATACTGGCTGCCAGCCAGG TAGACCAGCAGAAGCTTCAGCTGTTGATGAAGGAAGTTGCTGCCTACTGTAGCAACAACCAggcctctctgtcctctgttgCTCTGAGCAGACCAGGTCCAGGGGCTGCCTGCTGTGCCCAGTTCTCTG ctGATAATAACTGGTACCGTGCAGTGGTTTTAGACATTGGCGAGAATGAAATGAAGGTAATTTACGCAGATTATGGCAACAGTGAAACGGTGCCATTCTCCCGAGTGTTGCCCATCCCTCTGCACCTGCTGCAGCTTCCCTTTCAGATCACTCGATGCACCCTCACTG GTAAGGAGCACTTTCCTGTGGACTGGCCAGAGGAAGTGCAGCAGTTGTTTCAAATCATCCTCTCGAACAGCGTGCTGGCCAGCGTTCAGTCCTTTGACGGATCTGCTAACATACTTTCGCTCACTCTACCCACTGAGAGTGGGGGGGAGGGCCATGTTTCTGCCATGATACTGGATGCTCTACAAGCTCTTAACAATAGAAAGACTTGTCCAAGCCCCACCCAGAAGCCCGAGCACCCTGACAGCAGCTCACCCTCTGCCATCACTCCGGCTGAGCCTCCCTGTCCACTGCCCACACCTGAAACGCAAAAGGAGCAGGAACACCCAACTACCACCAGTCTAGTCGTCACACCAGAACCTACAACCCAGACTCATCAACAGATTAAAAATGCCTCTGCAGAGAGTTTAGTCCCAG AAGCTCCAGCGCAGAAGACTGAGGCGACATGCAGAATGAGCACAGACATCAGTG ATCCTCAGACATCTGGCTGCCGTTGTCTTAGCCTGGAGAGCAAG ATTGATCGTCTGGAGCAGCTGCTACAGCTGCAGCTTTCTCTCATCAAGCAATTAGCTGGACACACAAAATAA